The sequence CGACGACGCGGTGCCGGGGTCGTTGGCGACACCCGTCTTCAGGTTGGCGTTGATGCCGATGATGTCGGCCTCGCGCCCGGCCAGTCGCAGGACGCGCGGCGCGCCGCCGCCGATGACGATGGGTGGGCATGGCTTCTGCACAGGCTTGGGCATGCCGTCGAGCTCGGTGATCGTGTAGTACTCGCCTTTGAACGAGAACTCCCCCTCGGCCATCAGTCCCTTGATCACGGTGATCGCCTCGGCCAAGCGGTCCACGCGCACACCGGGGCGGTCGAGCGGGATGCCCGTCTTCTCGTAGTCGACCGTCATCCACCCGGCGCCCAGCCCGAGCTCGAGCCGGCCGTCGGAGAGCAGGTCGAGGGTGGCCGCGTCGCGTGCGACCACGACGGGGTGGCGGTAGTCGTTGCCGAGCACGAGCGACCCGACGCGCAACGTGCTCGTGGCCTCGGCGGCCATCGCCATTGCGGGGAACGGCCCGAACGGGTGATCCACGAAGTGGTCCGGCACGTAGAGGGTTGAGTACCCGAGGTCTTCGGCCTTGCGAGCCGTCTCGCGGTACTCCTTGCCCGACTCGGCGCTGAGCGCCATCACTCCGAAGCGAAACTTTCGGTCATGCGCCACGGCGCCGCACCCTACTGCGGTGGGGGTCAGCGGCCGGTGGAGCCGAAGCCGTACGTATCCCGCGTGGTCTCGTCGAGCTCGTCCACTTCGTGCCACTCCACCTGTGACTCGACCTTCGTGATCACGAGCTGGGCGATGCGGTCACCGCGTTGCACGGTGTAGGGCTCGCTCGGATCCGTGTTCACGAGCAGCACCTTGAGCTCGCCCCGGTAGAGCGGATCGATGAGGCCTGGCGTGTTGAGGCACGTGACGCCGTGACGCAACGCGAGCCCTGACCGCGGGATCAGGAGGCCGGCGCACCCCTCCGGGATCGCGACGGCGAGACCGGTCGGCACGATTCCCCGCCCGCCTGCCGGCGCGAGCGTGACGCTCTCGTTGGCGTGCAGGTCGTAGCCCGCGTCGTGAACGTGCTGCTGGGTTGGGACTTGTGCCCCTTGGTCGAGCTTCGTGAACTCGATCTTCACCGGCCGGAACCTACGCCGTGAAGTCGCTCGCGAGCTCGACGCGCTGCTCGTCGCTCAACGTGATGTCGGCGCGGTACTCCGGGTGATCGATTGCGATGCCGACCGGGCCCGCGGCGAAGGCGCGCTGCTGGTCAGGCGTGAACGCGAACTTGAGGTAGTGGACCGCTGAGGTGACGTCCTCTCGCGTGAGGCGCTCGGCGTCTTCCTCGCGAGCAGACACCCTGTCGCCGGCGACAGCGAACGACACGTGGTGTTCGACGCCGAAGAGCCGCGGGAGCCATTCGCGGAGTGCTGCCTGGTCGTCAATCTCGATGAACATCGTGCCAGACAGCTCCCCCGTCTCCGGCAGGAGCTGGTTGTACGTGTTGATCTCGTGGGCGATCTGCTCGTCGCGGAGCATTTTCTCGGCGCGCGCCATCTCTTGGATCTGGAATCGCATCGTGTCGGTGTTCTCGAACACGATCGAGATCAAATCGCCGAGGTTCAGTCTTCGGCGGTTCTTGGTCGCGATGATCTCCGCGCGGAACTCATCGCGCTCGCGCTCGTACTCGCGGAGGTCCTTGATGTCGCTCGTGGAGAGCTTGCGCACTAGTCCTCCCCGAGCCCGTACGCGGCTGCGAGCACCTGGATCGGATGACTCGGCACCTTGCCGGTGGCCTCTCGGATCGCGGTGTTCGCGAGATGGCAGTCGCCCGCGACGAGATCGGTGTCGGCCTTGCTGACTGCCTCCATCAACGGCTTGGCGATGCGTCGGGCCATCTCGACGTTCTCGGCCCGCAGGCCCCACGTGCCGTCGATGGCAGAGCATCGCTCCACCATCGTGACCTTCGCGCCCGTGAGCGCCATCAGGTCGCGACTCTTCGGGCCGATCTGCTGCGCGCGGTAGTGACAAGCCGCGTGCCACGTGATCGTCTCGTGGGTGGGGCCAGTGAAGTTCGTGTCGAGCGGCTGTTCGCGATGGCGCGCCATGAGGTACTCGGCGACATCGAAGGTGTGCTTGGCGACCAGCCGGGCGTCGTCGGTTCCCAGGAAGTCGGGGACTTCGTTCTTCATCACGTACGCGCACGTGGGCTGGGGCACGATCACGTCGCACCCGGCCTTCACCGCATCGACGAGCGCCGCCACGTTGCGCTCCGCGTGCTCCCGGAACTTGTCCACGTCGCCGGCATCGAGCCAGGGCATCCCGCAGCACACCTGGTCGGCGGGGAGATCGCACGAGATGCCGTTTCGCTCACAGACGCCGACGGTTGCCTTGCCGATCTCCGGGTCCTGGTACTCGACGAGGCAGGTGGTGAACAGCGCGACGCGCGTGGCAGCCGCGTGGTCGCGCAGCGCAGGGGTTCGCCTCGCGAACCACTTCGAGAATCGCTCCCGGGCGTACTCAGGGAGCAGGCGGACCCTCGAGATGCCCGTGGCCTTCTCCATGAGGAAGCGAAGGGGCCGGACGTCGTTGGTGCGGTTGACCAGGGGCGCGAGCTTCGTGGCCACCTTGCCCTGGAGATCGGTGCGGGCGAGCAGCCGCGCGCCCTTCTGCACGTCCCGCTTCTCCGCCTGGATCGCCAACGAGCGCAGCATGAGCCGGGGGAAGTCGATCACCCACTCTTGACCCTGTTCAGGGGTGTACGGGCAGGCGATAAAGCAGAGCTTGCACTGGTAGCACTCGTCGACGACGACCTTGTGCTGCTCGTCAGAGAGGAAGGTCACGTCGTGCGCGCCGTCGTCGCGCTCGTCGATCATCTTGAAGAGGTCCTTGAACGACGGGCAGAACTTCACGCAGATCCGACAGTCGGAGCAGATCTGGAACGTGCGATCGCGCTCGGCGCGCGCGCCACCTCCGTCGAGATAGGACGCGTCGAGCGGATCGTAGAGATGCGAGGTCATGGACTCAAACGTCACAAGGGTGCGTCTCTGACCCCGGAATAGCCGGGTCAGGGACGCACCCCGGTGGTGACGTTTACTTGATGGACTCGAGGCCCGACGTGAAGCGGCCGGCGTGGCTCGTCTCGGCCTTGGCCAGTGTCTCGAGCCACTCCGCGATCTCGTCGAAGCCCTCGTCGCGGGCGGTCTTGGCGAAGCCCGGGTACATCTCGGTGTACTCGTACGTCTCGCCCTCGATCGCCGACTTCAAGTTGTCGGACGTGGCTCCCACGGTCACACCGGTGACCGGGTCGCCAACCTCGGCGAGGAAGTCGAAGTGACCGAACGCGTGCCCGGTCTCACCTTCCGACACCGAGCGGAAGAGTGCCGCCACGTCGGGGTACCCCTCCACGTCGGCTTTCTGCGCGAAGTAGAGGTAGCGGCGGTTCGCCTGGCTCTCGCCGGCGAAAGCCTCCTTCAAGTTGTCGTGCGTCTTGGATCCTTTGAGTTCTGGCATCAGATGTCTTTCCCTTTCGTGTCGTTTGCTGCGAAACAGGTCACGTTGGATCTTCGATGGTGGCGGCGCACTCGTCGCACACGCCGCGGAAGTTCACCTCGACGTCGGCAACCGTGAAGCCACGCCGCTCGCGTGCGGAGATGCGCAGCGCGCCGACGTCGACGAGCACGTCGCGCGCCTTCCCACAGCTCGTGCACACGAGGTGGTGGTGGGCATCCTCGACATTGGGGTCGACCCGCACACTCCCCGTACCCACGTCGAGAAGCGCAACTTCACCCAGCGCCTCGAGGTCGTGGACGGTCTGGTACACGGTCTTGAGCGAGATCGTCGGCATCTCGCTTCGCGCCGCCTCGTGGAGCGCCTCCACCGTGGGGTGCGACGCGTTGCCGTGGAGCAGCCGGAAGATCGCCTGGCGCTGCGGCGTGACCCGCAGCCCCTGCGCCCGGAACCGCCCCGTGAGCTCCTCGACCGTCTTCATGCGACGGCCACCCTATCAACAACGATTGTCAATTACCAATCGCTCCCCCCTCGAGCAAGTGACGGAAAGGCTCCGTATTTGACCCTCAGCGTCACTTGCTCGGGGAGAGGGACCGCGGCGTCAGCCCTTGAGGGCGCCTTCGCCGAGCTTGGAACGGATCTCCTTCTCGAAGGCGGCGACGCTCTCCCCTGCGTGCTGCTCGCGCAGGCTCTCGAGCTTGGGGTAGCCGGCGTCGCGCTCGGCATCCCACTCGTCGGCGAAGTCCCCCGACGCGATGTACTCGAGCATCTCGCGCATCTTCGGGGCGACGTCGAACTCCGAGAACGCCTCGCGCCGGGTCAGCTGGCCGTACTGGCTCGTGGGTGAGTGGAAGCGGAACTGCCCCGTGTACCCGATCTCTCGCACGAGTCGCATCGTGCGCTCGCTCTCCCCCGACAACGTCATCTCGGTGATGACGGCCTCGAGCGGGATTCCCATCTCGACGAGGCACTTCACGTACGCACCGCTCACGTGCGTCATGACCGCGGAGCGCACCTGCTCTTCGGCGAGGTCGAGGAGCGCCTCCTGGTGGGGCGTGAGCTCGATCGCGCCCTGGCGGAGCCCGCCGATCGCCTTGGCGACGGCGAGCGTGCGTTCGCGCGCCCGACCAGTCACGTCGGTCTGCACGCCGACTGCGGTGATGAACCCGATGCCTTCCTCGTAGCAGAGGCGCACCTCGGGTCCGAGCATGCGTGGGGCGACCATGCCCACGTCGCCGTCAGGAGCGAAGCGGTCGAAGGCGAGGCAATAGCCGCTCGCGAGAATCGTGAGGCCATCGGCCTTGCGCTTGATGGGCAGCGACGGGATCACGTCGTCAGGCACGAGCACGCACACGACATCGACGTCGCTCGCCTCCTCGAGATCGAGGGGCGTGAACCCGTCCGTCTCGGCCTTGGTGCGCGTCTCATCGGCGCGCACGCACACCCGCACGTCGAAGCCCGAGTCGCGCCAGTTCAGCGCCCACGAGCGCCCCTGGTTGCCGTAGCCAACCACCGCCACGGTCGCGCCCTCGAGCGCCTTCAGGTCAGCGTCCTCGTCATGGAAGATCGTCGTCATGGCACCGTAACCTACGCGATCCATGGGGCTGCTCGTCGGGGACGTCATCCGTCACGCCGCGAGCGTCACGCCTCACCAGCTCGCCGCCACCATGGGCGACGAGGAGCTGCGCTTCGCCGAGCTCGAATCCGCAGCGAACCAAGTGGCCCGAACCCTCGCCGCGGCAGGCGTGGGCCGAGGCGATCGGGTCGCGTGGTGGGGTGAGACCTCACTCGAAGCGATGCCGATCTTCGCCGCCTGCGCCAAGCTCGGAGCGGCGTTCATGCCGGTCAACGCCAGGTTGGGTGCCGACGAAGCGTCCGAGGTGATCGGCTACGCCCGACCACGGCTGACGATCGTCGACGAAGACCACGCCGCCACCAAACCCGCATTCGAGTACGTCGAACAGGCGGCGATGTTCCACGACGCTTCGGGTCGCGAGCGGACCGATGTGGTCGATGCCGCCCTGGACGAACGCGACACGCATGTCATCTTCTTCACGAGCGGGAGCACGGGTCGATCCAAGGGAGTCGTGCTGTCAAACCGAGTCAGCTTCTTGCGGAGCTTTCCGCATCTGCTCACCGACCACGACGGTGGCACCGTCTGCATGTTCCCACTGTTTCACATGTCGGGCTGGTCGATGACGCTCAACGCGTGGCAGATGCGCTGCCCGGTGCACATGGTGCCAACACCCGACGCGCATTCGTTGCTCGCTACTGCCGAGCGGCGTGGCGCAAGCCGTCTCTATTGCATCCCTGCGGTATGGACTCGCGTGCTCGACCACGATCGCACGGGCTACGACCTCTCGACGGTGCGCGAGGCCGACACGGGAACTTCCGCGACGCCACCGGAACTCCTCGCTGCGATCAAGGAAGCGTTCCCGGGCACGGTGACGCGCGTGTACTACGGGTCGACGGAAGCCGGGCCCGCCGCATTGCTCGGCGACGCCGACCTCGCGCGTAAGGCGGGCTCGGTCGGGTTGCCACCGCCGACGGTCTCGATCCGGCTCACGCCCGAGGGAGAGGTGTGCGTGTACAGCGAGCTGCTCATGGACGAGTACTTCGAGCAGCCAGATGCGACCGCCGAAGCCCTGCGGCCACTCGATCCGGGCGGGCCGTTCTGGTACCACACCGGTGACCTCGGAGCGCTCGATGACGAGGGCTACCTGTCGATCGTCGGGCGCGCACGCGACCTGCTCCGCACGGGAGGTGAGACAGTCGCGCCCGGCGAGGTCGAGACCGTTCTCGCCGACCATCCCGCGGTCGCCGAGGTGGCCGTCATCGGGATCCCCGACTCGGACTGGGGTGAGGTCGTGTGCGCGGTAATCGTCGCACGCGTCGGACACGAATCCAGCGTTGACGTCGACGCGCTGCGCGCACATTGCGAGGGGCGCCTTGCCGGATTCAAGCATCCACGGCGGGTCGAGCTGGTGAACGAGCTCCCGCGGACAGCGGCGACCGGACAGATCCAGCGCACGCTTCTCGTGGAGCGGATTACCGCGACCGGCTGATCGATCCGGCCACCTCGACCCCCCGTTTCCCTGACGGTTGCGTCAGGGTGAGGGGTGTTAGAAGATGCCGCAGCACGCCACGACCTAGGGGGGATCAAGGGATGGTTGGACGTCGGATCACCACCGCGCTCGTCACACTCGCACTCGGCTTGGGCGGCACCATCGCCACAACCGCAGTAGCGGGTGCCGGCGAGAAGAAGCCTGACTTCTCCAAGCTCAAGGAGATCAAGGAGCCCGCGAACTGCGACAAGCCCGACCCGGGCATCACCGACGACACCATCAAGGTCGGCGTGATCACGATCTTGAGTGGCCCCCAGGGCGTCAGCTTCGCGCCGAGCACCGAGAACGGCATCCGGGCCCGGATCGACGCGGCGAACGCGAGCGGCGAGCTCGGCGACCGTCAGATCGAGCTCGTGGTGAAGGACGACCAGGCGAACCAGGCCAACAACCTCACGGCCGCGCAGCAGCTGGTCGAAGAAGAAGAGGTCTTCGGCATCATCGAGGTGTCCAACGTCGCCGACGGCAGCGGCGAGTACCTCAACGAGGAGAAGATCCCCGTTGGTGGGTGGCACCTCGGCCAGAAGGAGTGGGGCATCTACCCCAACATGTTCTCGTGGCGGAACTCGCAGCCGCCCGAGCCGACCGAGACGTTCAGCAGTCGCAACGCCGACGTGATGAAGGCACTCGGCGCCAAGAAGATCGCCCTGGTCGGAGCCAACATCGCGTCCAGCGCGGTCTTCATGGACCAGGCCGGCGTCGCGGTTGAGAACACCAAGGGCCTCGAGCTCGTCTTCAAGACGACCGACGTGACGCCCGAGCAGCAGGACTTCACCGGTATCGCCGCGCAGATCAAGGAGAGCGGCGCCGACGGCATGTACACCGGCCTCGCCGGCATCCAGGCGAACGGGCTGGTCCAGGCGCTCAACCAAGCAGGCGTCGAGCTCAAGGCGACCGTGTTCCCCGGCGGCTACGACAGCCGCGTCACGGCGCTTCCCGGCTACGAAGGCGCGTACATGGGCACGGAGTTCAAGCCGCTCGAAGTGGGCTCACCGGGGCTCACCGCCTACGAGGACGCGATCGCGGCCTTCGACCCCGAGGCCAACCCGCTCAACTTCTTCCAGATTCAGGGCTACTTCAGTGCGGACGTGTTCGTGCAGGGCCTGATCGCGGCCGGCGTGGGGTGCCCGACGCGCAAGGCCTTCATCAACAACCTGCGCCTGGTCAAGGGCTACGACGGAGGCGGTGCGTTCGTCCCGGTCGACTACGACGAGATCTTCGGTCGCATCTTCTACTGCGTGTACTACGTGCAGCTGGTGGAAGGTGAGTTCGTGCCGCAGTTCGACGGTGAGCCGCTCTGCGCCAAGAAGCTCATCGACCACGGCAAGGTCAGGAAGCTGAAGGCGGCCGAGGTGGCCAAGGGCTAGGTCATCCCGAACTGATCGCTCGTCTGGGCCGGGTCACCTCGTGACCCGGCCCAGCCGGTAG is a genomic window of Acidimicrobiia bacterium containing:
- a CDS encoding TIGR03621 family F420-dependent LLM class oxidoreductase; the protein is MAHDRKFRFGVMALSAESGKEYRETARKAEDLGYSTLYVPDHFVDHPFGPFPAMAMAAEATSTLRVGSLVLGNDYRHPVVVARDAATLDLLSDGRLELGLGAGWMTVDYEKTGIPLDRPGVRVDRLAEAITVIKGLMAEGEFSFKGEYYTITELDGMPKPVQKPCPPIVIGGGAPRVLRLAGREADIIGINANLKTGVANDPGTASSMNPATTDEKLGWVREGAGDRFDAIEIQAFAGFTLFTEDSKQIAEAMAPAFDCSPKEVLDSPVGLVGTVDEMIDTIQRRRERWQMSYHVVGSEVMDEFAAVVSAVAGT
- the dut gene encoding dUTP diphosphatase; this encodes MKIEFTKLDQGAQVPTQQHVHDAGYDLHANESVTLAPAGGRGIVPTGLAVAIPEGCAGLLIPRSGLALRHGVTCLNTPGLIDPLYRGELKVLLVNTDPSEPYTVQRGDRIAQLVITKVESQVEWHEVDELDETTRDTYGFGSTGR
- a CDS encoding DUF3501 family protein, with the translated sequence MRKLSTSDIKDLREYERERDEFRAEIIATKNRRRLNLGDLISIVFENTDTMRFQIQEMARAEKMLRDEQIAHEINTYNQLLPETGELSGTMFIEIDDQAALREWLPRLFGVEHHVSFAVAGDRVSAREEDAERLTREDVTSAVHYLKFAFTPDQQRAFAAGPVGIAIDHPEYRADITLSDEQRVELASDFTA
- a CDS encoding heterodisulfide reductase-related iron-sulfur binding cluster, which gives rise to MTSHLYDPLDASYLDGGGARAERDRTFQICSDCRICVKFCPSFKDLFKMIDERDDGAHDVTFLSDEQHKVVVDECYQCKLCFIACPYTPEQGQEWVIDFPRLMLRSLAIQAEKRDVQKGARLLARTDLQGKVATKLAPLVNRTNDVRPLRFLMEKATGISRVRLLPEYARERFSKWFARRTPALRDHAAATRVALFTTCLVEYQDPEIGKATVGVCERNGISCDLPADQVCCGMPWLDAGDVDKFREHAERNVAALVDAVKAGCDVIVPQPTCAYVMKNEVPDFLGTDDARLVAKHTFDVAEYLMARHREQPLDTNFTGPTHETITWHAACHYRAQQIGPKSRDLMALTGAKVTMVERCSAIDGTWGLRAENVEMARRIAKPLMEAVSKADTDLVAGDCHLANTAIREATGKVPSHPIQVLAAAYGLGED
- a CDS encoding rubrerythrin family protein — encoded protein: MPELKGSKTHDNLKEAFAGESQANRRYLYFAQKADVEGYPDVAALFRSVSEGETGHAFGHFDFLAEVGDPVTGVTVGATSDNLKSAIEGETYEYTEMYPGFAKTARDEGFDEIAEWLETLAKAETSHAGRFTSGLESIK
- a CDS encoding Fur family transcriptional regulator, whose protein sequence is MKTVEELTGRFRAQGLRVTPQRQAIFRLLHGNASHPTVEALHEAARSEMPTISLKTVYQTVHDLEALGEVALLDVGTGSVRVDPNVEDAHHHLVCTSCGKARDVLVDVGALRISARERRGFTVADVEVNFRGVCDECAATIEDPT
- a CDS encoding NAD(P)-binding domain-containing protein, translating into MTTIFHDEDADLKALEGATVAVVGYGNQGRSWALNWRDSGFDVRVCVRADETRTKAETDGFTPLDLEEASDVDVVCVLVPDDVIPSLPIKRKADGLTILASGYCLAFDRFAPDGDVGMVAPRMLGPEVRLCYEEGIGFITAVGVQTDVTGRARERTLAVAKAIGGLRQGAIELTPHQEALLDLAEEQVRSAVMTHVSGAYVKCLVEMGIPLEAVITEMTLSGESERTMRLVREIGYTGQFRFHSPTSQYGQLTRREAFSEFDVAPKMREMLEYIASGDFADEWDAERDAGYPKLESLREQHAGESVAAFEKEIRSKLGEGALKG
- a CDS encoding AMP-binding protein; translated protein: MGLLVGDVIRHAASVTPHQLAATMGDEELRFAELESAANQVARTLAAAGVGRGDRVAWWGETSLEAMPIFAACAKLGAAFMPVNARLGADEASEVIGYARPRLTIVDEDHAATKPAFEYVEQAAMFHDASGRERTDVVDAALDERDTHVIFFTSGSTGRSKGVVLSNRVSFLRSFPHLLTDHDGGTVCMFPLFHMSGWSMTLNAWQMRCPVHMVPTPDAHSLLATAERRGASRLYCIPAVWTRVLDHDRTGYDLSTVREADTGTSATPPELLAAIKEAFPGTVTRVYYGSTEAGPAALLGDADLARKAGSVGLPPPTVSIRLTPEGEVCVYSELLMDEYFEQPDATAEALRPLDPGGPFWYHTGDLGALDDEGYLSIVGRARDLLRTGGETVAPGEVETVLADHPAVAEVAVIGIPDSDWGEVVCAVIVARVGHESSVDVDALRAHCEGRLAGFKHPRRVELVNELPRTAATGQIQRTLLVERITATG
- a CDS encoding ABC transporter substrate-binding protein, with the translated sequence MVGRRITTALVTLALGLGGTIATTAVAGAGEKKPDFSKLKEIKEPANCDKPDPGITDDTIKVGVITILSGPQGVSFAPSTENGIRARIDAANASGELGDRQIELVVKDDQANQANNLTAAQQLVEEEEVFGIIEVSNVADGSGEYLNEEKIPVGGWHLGQKEWGIYPNMFSWRNSQPPEPTETFSSRNADVMKALGAKKIALVGANIASSAVFMDQAGVAVENTKGLELVFKTTDVTPEQQDFTGIAAQIKESGADGMYTGLAGIQANGLVQALNQAGVELKATVFPGGYDSRVTALPGYEGAYMGTEFKPLEVGSPGLTAYEDAIAAFDPEANPLNFFQIQGYFSADVFVQGLIAAGVGCPTRKAFINNLRLVKGYDGGGAFVPVDYDEIFGRIFYCVYYVQLVEGEFVPQFDGEPLCAKKLIDHGKVRKLKAAEVAKG